The Chrysemys picta bellii isolate R12L10 chromosome 12, ASM1138683v2, whole genome shotgun sequence genome has a segment encoding these proteins:
- the LOC135974605 gene encoding olfactory receptor 14A16-like, with amino-acid sequence MAVCRWRRKDISVWEDSTHTGTDVLRKKMSNRTTVTEFLLLGFSDVRELQIWHFVGFLVMYLAALVGNLLIFMAIAFDHHLHTPMYFFLMNLSILDLGSISVTVPKSMANSLMNTRSISYAGCVAQVFFLVFFVTADFSLLIVMAYDRYVAICQPLHYDTMMNSRACVQMAAGAWISGILNSVLHTGNTFALTFCGGNMVDQFFCEIPQLLKLTCSDSYLSEGWVLAFGVCLVLGCFVFMIVSYVQLFKSVLRIPSEQGRHKAFSTCLPHLTVVSLFVCTASFAYLKPTSSSPSALDLVASVLYSVLPPIVNPVIYSMRNKEIKAALRRLTGYRNSPRINFLSFSN; translated from the coding sequence GATGTCCTaaggaagaaaatgtccaaccgaaccaccgtgaccgagttccttctcctgggattctctgatgttcgggagctgcagatttggcACTTTGTGGGGTTTCTAGTGATGTACttggcagccctggtggggaatcttcttATCTTCATGGCCATCGCCTTCGACcatcaccttcacacccccatgtacttcttcctgatgaatctgtccatcctagaccttggctccatctctgtcactgtccccaaatccatggccaactccctcatgaacaccaggtccatttcctatgctggatgtgttgcccaagtctttttcctagTCTTCTTTGTGACAGCGGATTTTTCCCTCCTCATTGTCATGGCGTATGACCGATATgttgccatctgccaaccactgcactatgacacaatgatgaacagcagagcttgtgtccaaatggcagctggtgcctggatcagtgGGATTCTCAACTCTGTACTACACACCGGGAACACGTTTGCATtgaccttctgtggaggcaacatggtggatcagttcttctgtgaaatcccccagctactGAAGCTCACGTGCTCTGACTCCTATCTGAGTGAAGGTTGGGTTCTTGCATTTGGTGTATGTTTAGTCTtaggctgctttgtttttatgattGTGTCCTATGTTCAGCTCTTCAAATCAGTgctcagaatcccctctgagcagggacgacataaagccttctccacctgccttcctcacctcactgtggtctccttgtttgtttgcactgcCTCCTTTGCTtacctgaaacccacctccagctccccatctgctctGGATCTTGTGGCGTCTGTTCTTTATTCCGTATTGCCACCAATCGTTAATCCAGttatctacagcatgaggaacaaagaGATCAAAGCTGCTCTGAGGAGACTGACTGGGTATAGGAATTCAccaagaattaattttctgtctttctctaatTAA